A segment of the Sphingomonas kaistensis genome:
AGGAGGCCGCGGCGAAGTGAGCTGGCGGGTTACGATTGCGTGCAATCGCGCCGAGGGCGAGGCGGTCGGCAGCATGGAAGAGCCGTTCGGCGATCACCCCAACCCGCCGGTGATCGTTGCCGACGAGCCCGACGAGCATCGCCCCGACGACTGGCGCATCCATGCGTATTTTGAAGAAGCGCCCACCCAGGCCGAGATGACGGCCCTGGCGGGCCTCGCGCGCGGGGAAATGGTGGTCGAGAAGCTCGACGACAATGATTGGGTGACCCGCAGCCAGGCTGGGCTGGAGCCGATCGAGGCCGGGCGCTTCTTCGTCCGCACCCCGGCGCACGAGCCGCGCGAGGGCGCAGCCAACTTCCTGATCGATGCCGGCCTCGCCTTCGGGACCGGGCATCACCACACCACGCGCGGGTGCCTGGCAGCGCTCGACCGGCTGGAGCGGGCAGGCAAGAGGTTCGAGCGGATCGCCGATATCGGGACCGGCACGGGGCTGCTGGCCTTCGGCGCGATGGCGCTGTGGCCCGAGGCAGTCGCCATCGCGACCGACATCGACCCCATCAGCATCGGCGTCACCCGCGACAATGCGGTGCTGAACGGCGTGGCGCTGGGCGAGGGGCCGGGCGAACTCGCGCTGGCTGTGGCCGACGGCATGGCCCACCCGGCACTGGCCGAGCGGGCGCCGTTCGACCTCCTCATCGCCAACATCCTCGCCGGGCCGCTGATCGAACTGGCCGAAGACTTCGTCGCCGCGACCGCACCGGGCGGCACGATTTTGCTGGCAGGACTGCTCGACACGCAGGCCGAAGCGGTCACCGCCGCCTACGTCGAGCGAGGCTGCCGGCTGGTCGAGCCGGGTGAGGGCGAATGGCGGGTGCTGGTGCTGGAGAAGGCCTGAGCGAGTGTCTGCTTGCGCCCCAATGCGGACGTTGAAGGGCGTCTTGCCTTCCCACTTCTGCACGATAACCTCTCGGCCATGAAACTCGCGCTCGCCTTCCTCCTTGCCGCCGTCTCTGCAAGTTCGACAGGTGAGCCCGTCGCAACTTTCACTCAGAGCGACGATCCCGAATTGGCCGCCGCCCGCGCGAAGGCAAGCGCGACGCTACCCGACTTCCTCGCGGTGCTGGACAAGCGCTCGCTCGACACCGGCGGCTATCAGGTCCGCTTCGCGCTCACCCCGACCGAACATATTTGGGTCGAGAATCTCGCGCGTGCCGGCGACAGCCTGACGGGCACTTTGGCCATGAAACCGCTGCGTAGCGGGCACCAGCGAGGCGATCGCGTGACAATTAAGCTCAGCGAGGTAAGCGACTGGGGCTACTGGACCCGCGACAATGTCGCACACGGCTTCCACACCTATCCCATACTGTTCGCCCGGCTACCCAAGGCCGAAGCCAACGCCCGCCGCCGAGAACTCGGCTGGCCGGAACAATAAGCCCTTCGATCTCGCCGACCTGTCCATGGCGGAAATTCAGTAGCGAACTTGTGGGAGTGTCCGCTTTCCAATCATAGCGGACATTCGCGTAGACCCTGAACGTTCGCCTCAAGCCTCCGCGACGATCCGGGCCCATTCCTCTTCGGTGGCGACGCGGATGCCGAGTTCTTCGGCTTTCTTGAGTTTGGAGCCGGCGCCGGGGCCCGCCACCACGAGGTCGGTCTTGGCGCTGACGCTTCCTGCCGCCCTCGCCCCGAGGCGTTCGGCCTGGGCCTTGGCCTCGTCGCGGCTCATGGTTTCGAGGCTGCCGGTGAAGACGATGGTCTTGCCGCTCCATTCGGTCTCGCGGGCCTGACTGACGAACGGGGCGGGAGCCGCAAACCGCAAGAGGGCGGCGACTTCCTCGCGGTTATGGGGTTCGTGGAAGAAGTCGTGGACCGCTTCGGCGACGACCGGGCCGACGCCCTCGACCGCGGAGAGTTCGGCGATGCCGTCGTCGCCGCGCGCGGCGGCCTGCAGCGCGTCGATGGTGCCGAAGCATTTCAGCAGGTCGCGGGCGGTGACGATGCCGACGTGACGGATGCCGA
Coding sequences within it:
- a CDS encoding 50S ribosomal protein L11 methyltransferase; protein product: MSWRVTIACNRAEGEAVGSMEEPFGDHPNPPVIVADEPDEHRPDDWRIHAYFEEAPTQAEMTALAGLARGEMVVEKLDDNDWVTRSQAGLEPIEAGRFFVRTPAHEPREGAANFLIDAGLAFGTGHHHTTRGCLAALDRLERAGKRFERIADIGTGTGLLAFGAMALWPEAVAIATDIDPISIGVTRDNAVLNGVALGEGPGELALAVADGMAHPALAERAPFDLLIANILAGPLIELAEDFVAATAPGGTILLAGLLDTQAEAVTAAYVERGCRLVEPGEGEWRVLVLEKA
- a CDS encoding DUF2314 domain-containing protein; this translates as MKLALAFLLAAVSASSTGEPVATFTQSDDPELAAARAKASATLPDFLAVLDKRSLDTGGYQVRFALTPTEHIWVENLARAGDSLTGTLAMKPLRSGHQRGDRVTIKLSEVSDWGYWTRDNVAHGFHTYPILFARLPKAEANARRRELGWPEQ